A region of Leclercia adecarboxylata DNA encodes the following proteins:
- the phoU gene encoding phosphate signaling complex protein PhoU, translating to MDNLNLNKHISGQFNAELESIRTQVMTMGGMVEQQLSDAITAMHNQDSELAKRVVEGDKNVNMMEVAIDEACVRIIAKRQPTASDLRLVMAIIKTIAELERIGDVADKICRTALEKFSQQHQPLLVSLESLGRHTVQMLHDVLDAFARMDLDEAVRIYREDKKVDQEYEGIVRQLMTYMMEDTRTIPSVLTALFCARSIERIGDRCQNICEYIFYFVKGQDFRHVGGDELDKMLAGKDPKE from the coding sequence ATGGATAATCTCAATCTTAATAAACACATTTCCGGCCAGTTTAACGCCGAGCTGGAAAGTATCCGCACCCAGGTGATGACCATGGGCGGTATGGTAGAGCAGCAGCTCTCTGACGCGATCACCGCGATGCACAACCAGGACAGCGAGCTGGCGAAGCGCGTGGTGGAAGGCGACAAAAACGTCAACATGATGGAAGTCGCTATCGATGAGGCCTGCGTGCGCATTATCGCCAAGCGTCAGCCAACGGCGAGCGACCTGCGTCTGGTTATGGCGATCATCAAAACCATCGCCGAGCTGGAACGTATTGGCGACGTGGCGGACAAAATCTGCCGTACTGCGCTGGAAAAATTCTCCCAGCAGCACCAGCCGCTGCTGGTGAGCCTGGAGTCGCTGGGCCGCCACACCGTGCAGATGCTGCATGACGTGCTGGATGCCTTTGCGCGTATGGATCTGGATGAAGCGGTGCGTATTTACCGCGAAGACAAGAAAGTCGACCAGGAATATGAAGGCATTGTGCGTCAGCTGATGACCTACATGATGGAAGACACGCGTACCATTCCAAGCGTACTGACCGCGCTGTTCTGCGCTCGCTCTATCGAGCGTATCGGTGACCGTTGCCAGAACATCTGCGAATACATCTTCTACTTCGTGAAGGGGCAGGATTTCCGTCACGTCGGCGGGGATGAACTGGATAAAATGCTCGCGGGTAAAGATCCGAAAGAGTAA
- the yieH gene encoding 6-phosphogluconate phosphatase produces the protein MSQIEAVFFDCDGTLVDSEVICSRAYVTMFQEFGITLDLEETFKRFKGVKLYEIIDIINAEHGVSLAKADLEPVYRAEVARLFDSELEVIAGANTLLDAMAVPMCVVSNGPVSKMQHSLGKLQMLHHFPEKLFSGYDIQRWKPDPAMMFHAAKAMNVNVENCILVDDSSAGAQAGIAAGMEVFYFCADPHNPPLDHPKVTVFTELAQLPELWKARGWNITR, from the coding sequence ATGTCTCAGATTGAAGCGGTATTTTTCGACTGCGACGGTACGCTGGTCGACAGTGAGGTCATCTGTTCCCGGGCGTATGTCACCATGTTCCAGGAATTTGGTATCACGCTCGATCTCGAAGAGACGTTCAAACGCTTTAAGGGCGTGAAGCTCTACGAGATCATCGACATCATCAACGCTGAACACGGCGTTAGCCTCGCGAAAGCGGATCTGGAGCCTGTTTACCGCGCCGAGGTCGCACGCCTTTTCGACTCCGAACTGGAAGTCATCGCAGGTGCGAACACCCTGCTGGATGCCATGGCGGTGCCGATGTGCGTGGTCTCTAACGGCCCGGTCAGCAAAATGCAGCACTCCCTTGGCAAGCTGCAGATGCTGCACCATTTCCCGGAAAAACTGTTCAGCGGTTACGATATCCAGCGCTGGAAGCCGGATCCGGCGATGATGTTCCATGCGGCGAAAGCGATGAACGTCAACGTGGAGAACTGCATCCTGGTGGATGACTCCAGCGCAGGCGCGCAGGCGGGGATCGCCGCAGGCATGGAGGTATTCTACTTCTGTGCCGATCCGCACAACCCGCCGCTCGACCATCCAAAGGTCACTGTCTTCACCGAGCTGGCGCAGCTGCCGGAACTGTGGAAAGCGCGCGGCTGGAATATCACCCGCTAA
- the adeP gene encoding adenine permease AdeP, with protein MSQQHTTQSSGAGLLERVFKLREHGTTARTEVIAGFTTFLTMVYIVFVNPQILGVAGMDTSAVFVTTCLIAAFGSILMGLFANLPVALAPAMGLNAFFAFVVVQAMGLPWQVGMGAIFWGAVGLLILTIFRVRYWMIANIPVSLRVGITSGIGLFIGMMGLKNAGVIVANPETLVSIGKLTSHSVLLGVLGFFIIAILASRNIHAAVLVSIIVTTLLGWMLGDVHYNGIVSAPPSVTTVIGHVDLAGSLNLGLAGVIFSFMLVNLFDSSGTLIGVTDKAGLADEKGKFPRMKQALFVDSISSVTGSFIGTSSVTAYIESSSGVSVGGRTGLTAVVVGLLFLLVIFLSPLAGMVPPYAAAGALIYVGVLMTSSLARVKWDDLTEAVPAFITAVMMPFSFSITEGIALGFISYCVMKAGTGRWREISPCVMVVALLFILKIAFIDA; from the coding sequence ATGAGTCAACAACACACTACCCAGTCTTCTGGCGCGGGTTTGCTTGAGCGCGTGTTTAAACTGCGCGAACACGGCACGACGGCACGCACCGAAGTGATCGCCGGTTTCACTACCTTCCTGACGATGGTCTATATCGTTTTCGTGAACCCACAAATTCTGGGCGTTGCTGGCATGGATACCAGCGCCGTCTTTGTTACTACCTGTCTTATCGCCGCCTTCGGCAGCATCCTGATGGGGCTGTTCGCTAACCTGCCGGTTGCTCTGGCACCGGCGATGGGTCTGAACGCCTTCTTCGCCTTCGTCGTGGTTCAGGCGATGGGCCTGCCGTGGCAGGTGGGCATGGGGGCTATCTTCTGGGGTGCCGTCGGTCTGCTGATCCTGACCATTTTCCGCGTGCGTTACTGGATGATTGCCAATATCCCGGTCAGCCTGCGCGTGGGCATCACCAGCGGTATCGGCCTGTTCATCGGCATGATGGGGCTGAAAAACGCCGGTGTGATCGTGGCGAACCCGGAAACGCTGGTCAGCATCGGTAAACTGACCTCCCACAGCGTGCTGCTGGGGGTGCTGGGCTTCTTCATCATCGCTATTCTGGCCTCGCGTAATATCCACGCGGCGGTGCTGGTGTCGATCATCGTCACCACCCTGCTGGGCTGGATGCTGGGCGACGTGCACTATAACGGCATCGTCTCCGCGCCGCCGAGCGTCACCACGGTGATTGGCCATGTCGATCTGGCGGGCTCGCTGAACCTGGGTCTGGCTGGAGTGATCTTCTCCTTCATGCTGGTGAACCTGTTTGACTCCTCCGGTACGCTGATTGGCGTGACTGACAAAGCCGGTCTGGCAGATGAAAAAGGCAAATTCCCGCGCATGAAGCAGGCGCTGTTCGTGGACAGTATCTCCTCCGTGACCGGCTCCTTTATCGGTACATCCTCTGTAACCGCCTACATCGAATCTTCTTCCGGGGTTTCTGTCGGTGGCCGTACCGGTCTGACCGCGGTGGTTGTCGGCCTGCTGTTCCTGCTGGTGATCTTCCTCTCCCCGCTGGCCGGTATGGTGCCGCCATACGCCGCCGCCGGTGCGCTGATCTACGTGGGCGTGCTGATGACCTCCAGCCTGGCGCGCGTGAAGTGGGATGACCTGACCGAAGCGGTTCCGGCCTTTATTACCGCAGTGATGATGCCGTTCAGCTTCTCCATTACCGAAGGGATTGCGCTGGGCTTTATCTCTTACTGTGTGATGAAGGCGGGTACCGGACGCTGGCGTGAGATCAGCCCGTGCGTGATGGTCGTTGCGCTGCTGTTCATTCTGAAGATTGCGTTTATTGATGCTTAA
- a CDS encoding NADPH-dependent FMN reductase, with amino-acid sequence MSDTLNVVTLLGSLRKGSFNGMVARTLPKLAPEGMEITALPSIGDIPLYDADVQQEEGFPAAVEALAEQIRQADGVVIVTPEYNYSVPGGLKNAIDWLSRLPEQPLAGKPVLIQTSSMGAIGGARCQYHLRQILVFMDAMVMNKPEFMGGVIQNKVDPQTGEVVDQSTLDHLSGQLSAFGKYIQRVKA; translated from the coding sequence ATGTCTGATACGTTGAATGTTGTTACGTTACTGGGAAGCCTGCGCAAGGGTTCATTTAACGGGATGGTTGCCCGCACCCTGCCGAAGCTGGCACCTGAGGGGATGGAAATTACCGCCCTGCCGTCGATCGGTGATATTCCGCTGTACGACGCGGATGTGCAGCAGGAAGAGGGATTCCCGGCTGCGGTAGAAGCGCTGGCAGAGCAGATCCGTCAGGCAGACGGCGTGGTGATTGTCACCCCGGAATACAACTATTCCGTGCCGGGTGGCCTGAAGAACGCCATTGACTGGCTCTCTCGCCTGCCGGAACAGCCGCTGGCGGGTAAACCGGTGCTGATCCAGACCAGCTCAATGGGGGCTATCGGCGGCGCGCGTTGCCAGTATCACCTGCGTCAGATCCTGGTGTTCATGGATGCGATGGTGATGAACAAGCCGGAGTTTATGGGCGGTGTGATTCAGAACAAGGTCGACCCACAGACGGGTGAAGTTGTTGACCAGAGCACGCTGGATCATCTGAGCGGCCAGCTGAGCGCATTCGGGAAGTATATTCAGCGGGTTAAAGCGTAA
- a CDS encoding 4'-phosphopantetheinyl transferase family protein, with product MATHFARGTLTEGWVVSTRLSPSCHNEARKLPEHRRIRFLASRALLAELMFMLYGTSELPEVITEPEGRPVFADPELPRFSIAYAGNIVGLVLTTEGDCGLDMELQRTIRSLDGTHAHDTYPLSSNENLWVRNQNDPNEARAQLITLRQCIRKLSGEANDCASLLQLLPGSGRLRASRAAQVEALSDAEDVLIWSIAVTPAIERLKIWEFDGRLGWQSLPDVPARANEPAARLMRLTSLPAEKAIILT from the coding sequence ATGGCTACGCATTTTGCAAGAGGGACGCTGACCGAGGGATGGGTGGTTTCGACCAGGCTCTCGCCATCCTGCCACAACGAAGCGCGAAAGCTTCCTGAACATCGTCGAATACGTTTTTTGGCCTCCCGGGCGCTGCTCGCGGAGCTGATGTTTATGCTTTACGGCACCAGCGAGCTGCCGGAAGTGATTACCGAACCTGAGGGTCGCCCGGTGTTTGCCGATCCAGAGCTTCCCCGTTTTTCCATTGCCTACGCCGGCAATATCGTGGGCCTGGTGCTGACCACCGAGGGCGACTGCGGTCTGGATATGGAGCTGCAGCGAACCATTCGCAGCCTGGATGGTACCCACGCGCATGACACCTACCCGCTGTCCAGCAACGAGAACTTATGGGTGCGTAATCAGAACGACCCCAATGAAGCCAGAGCGCAGCTGATTACCCTGCGCCAGTGCATCCGTAAGCTGTCAGGCGAGGCCAACGACTGCGCCAGCCTGCTGCAACTGTTACCGGGCTCCGGTCGTCTGCGGGCCTCCAGAGCCGCGCAGGTCGAAGCCTTAAGCGACGCCGAAGACGTGCTGATCTGGTCGATTGCCGTCACCCCGGCCATTGAAAGGCTAAAAATCTGGGAGTTCGACGGCCGCCTTGGATGGCAAAGCCTGCCGGACGTTCCCGCCCGCGCCAACGAACCGGCGGCTCGCCTGATGCGGCTGACCAGTCTACCGGCGGAAAAAGCGATTATCCTCACCTGA
- a CDS encoding MFS transporter, with translation MARFLFCSFALVLLYPSGIDMYLVGLPHIARDLGASEAQLHIAFSAYLAGMASSMVFAGKIADKAGRQPIAITGAVIFALASVLCSMAQESTLFLSGRFIQGIGAGGCYVVAFAILRDTLSTQRRAKVLSMMNGITCIIPVLAPVVGYLIMLQFPWQSLFWTMAAMGMLVFILSIAVLKETHPGAQNRGHTASVPPEEKLLNRFFISRLLITTLSVAVILTYVNVSPVLLMEIMGFDRGEYSTVMALTALVSMAVSFSTPFALNIFSQRTLMLTSQVLFLAAGMLLATASSSALMLAGITLICAGFSVGFGVAMSQALGPFALRAGVASSVLGITQVCGSSLWIWLAAIIGLNALNMLIGVLIGCSMLCIILLMVIRPAAQHEEAPQQSRS, from the coding sequence ATGGCTCGTTTTCTGTTTTGTAGTTTTGCGCTGGTGCTGCTTTATCCATCAGGCATCGATATGTATCTGGTGGGGCTGCCGCACATCGCCCGGGATCTGGGCGCCAGCGAAGCGCAGCTGCATATCGCGTTTTCAGCCTACCTTGCGGGGATGGCGTCATCGATGGTGTTTGCCGGAAAGATTGCCGACAAAGCCGGGCGACAGCCCATCGCCATTACCGGTGCCGTGATTTTCGCCCTCGCCTCGGTGCTCTGTTCAATGGCGCAGGAGAGCACCCTGTTCCTGTCCGGGCGCTTTATCCAGGGCATCGGCGCGGGCGGTTGCTACGTGGTGGCCTTTGCGATTTTGCGCGATACCTTAAGCACCCAGCGCCGCGCCAAAGTGCTCTCCATGATGAACGGCATCACCTGCATTATCCCGGTGCTGGCGCCGGTGGTGGGCTACCTGATCATGCTGCAATTTCCGTGGCAGAGCCTGTTCTGGACGATGGCGGCAATGGGGATGCTGGTCTTTATCCTGTCGATCGCGGTGCTGAAAGAGACCCATCCCGGGGCACAAAACCGGGGTCATACCGCGTCGGTGCCGCCGGAAGAGAAGCTGCTCAACCGCTTCTTCATCAGCCGGTTGCTGATCACCACCCTGAGCGTGGCGGTGATCCTGACCTATGTAAACGTTTCCCCGGTGTTATTAATGGAAATCATGGGTTTTGATCGCGGGGAATATTCCACGGTGATGGCGTTAACCGCCCTGGTCAGCATGGCCGTATCCTTCTCGACGCCGTTTGCGCTGAATATCTTCAGCCAGCGCACGCTGATGCTCACCTCTCAGGTGCTGTTCCTGGCGGCAGGCATGCTTCTGGCGACCGCCAGCTCATCAGCCCTGATGCTGGCAGGTATCACCCTGATTTGCGCCGGGTTCTCGGTGGGCTTTGGCGTGGCGATGAGCCAGGCGTTAGGCCCGTTTGCGCTGCGCGCGGGCGTGGCCAGTTCGGTGCTGGGCATCACTCAGGTTTGCGGCTCATCGCTGTGGATTTGGCTGGCAGCAATAATTGGGCTGAATGCATTGAATATGCTGATCGGGGTTCTGATTGGCTGTAGCATGCTCTGCATCATCCTACTTATGGTCATTCGGCCCGCAGCGCAACATGAAGAAGCCCCTCAGCAATCTCGATCTTAA